Proteins encoded by one window of Mercenaria mercenaria strain notata chromosome 4, MADL_Memer_1, whole genome shotgun sequence:
- the LOC128556585 gene encoding medium-chain acyl-CoA ligase ACSF2, mitochondrial-like, whose protein sequence is MDGTYVKSHVKIENYLKEIRTKNIKQCLQGYAKTKSKIEAFVFVSTNGERQSISWANLYERSCATASSMIRLGVKRNEIVAISLRTCPEWLYATFGAMIAGAIPVSVAFTYTDGSDLVAIMERMKCCSLFIMDPGFDNVNWNIAQGLLDEYNDIGDVKSAKLPYLRYLVGVGFENCSDPVKHFQDLLNGTDSDADFPDLESGDVATMLQTSGSTGVSKLVVHTHASLISLTGSEFIFVDPNYIVFNGRPFNWIGGFPLSILTGESRVTISGFCEAPTDRVSFMKDIIEKERCSLIYALPPLMVELIRMLHSLVANSESFVEYGCGTPLPLQGPEMKIVDEYGQTLPVETRGEIYSRSPGMFKEYFHDQEKTKAVMTGDGWYKTDDIGRMTEKGEFFVEGRKSNIIISGGMTISPEILEQVMKTFPEVESVVMVPVPDEVYYQVVCACIVLKAGSDITEPQLRMQCHNLYTDKTGLFTVLPTFYLFLEKIPETKTGKIDRKGLERLACSKFR, encoded by the exons atggacgggacgtACGTGAAAAGTCatgtaaaaattgaaaattacctCAAGGAAATACGTACAAAGAATATTAAGCAATGTCTGCAGGGATATGCAAAGACGAAATCTAAAATCGAAGCATTTGTTTTCGTCTCAACTAATGGTGAAAGACAGAGCATTTCGTGGGCAAATCTTTACGAAAGGTCATGTGCAACGGCCAGTTCAATGATACGGCTTGGTGTGAAAAGGAATGAAATTGTTGCTATTAGTCTACGAACATGTCCTGAATGGCTTTATGCAACATTTGGTGCAATGATAGCAGGCGCTATCCCGGTAAGTGTTGCGTTTACTTATACAGATGGTAGCGACTTGGTAGCGATTATGGAAAGAATGAAATGCTGTTCTCTTTTCATTATGGACCCCGGATTCGATAACGTTAATTGGAACATTGCTCAGGGGTTGCTGGATGAATATAATGACATTGGAGATGTTAAAAGTGCAAAACTACCGTACTTGCGTTATTTGGTAGGTGTCGGCTTTGAAAATTGCTCTGATCCCGTCAAACACTTTCAAGATTTACTAAATGGTACGGATTCTGATGCTGATTTTCCCGATTTAGAGTCTGGAGATGTCGCAACTATGTTACAGACCTCGGGAAGCACGGGGGTATCAAAACTTGTTGTGCATACGCATGCCTCACTCATCTCATTGACTGGTTCCGAATTCATATTTGTTGATCCAAACTACATTGTTTTCAACGGCCGTCCGTTTAACTGGATTGGAGGATTTCCATTGTCAATTTTGACCGGGGAAAGCAGGGTGACAATATCCGGATTCTGCGAAGCACCAACAGACAGAGTATCTTTCATGAAAGATATCATCGAAAAGGAACGATGTTCATTGATATATGCGTTGCCTCCACTGATGGTTGAGCTTATACGAATGCTACat TCTTTAGTAGCAAACAGCGAAAGCTTTGTCGAATACGGATGTGGTACGCCATTGCCGCTTCAAGGACCagaaatgaaaattgttgatGAATACGGACAAACGCTTCCAGTTGAAACAAGAGGTGAAATATACAGCCGATCTCCTGGTATGTTCAAAGAATACTTCCACGACCAAGAGAAAACTAAGGCTGTAATGACTGGAGATGGATGGTACAAAACTGATGACATTGGACGGATGACTGAGAAAGGAGAGTTTTTCGTTGAAGGCCGAAAATCCAATATAATAATTTCTGGAGGAATGACTATTTCTCCTGAAATATTAGAGCAAGTAATGAAGACTTTTCCTGAAGTTGAGTCAGTTGTTATGGTACCGGTGCCCGACGAAGTTTACTATCAGGTTGTATGCGCATGTATAGTTCTGAAAGCCGGAAGTGACATCACAGAGCCACAGCTTCGAATGCAATGTCATAATCTTTATACAGATAAAACAGGACTTTTTACAGTACTTCCGACGTTTTacttgtttttggaaaaaattcCAGAAACTAAAACAGGAAAGATAGATAGAAAAGGATTGGAACGGCTTGCATGCAGCAAATTTAGGTAA